Below is a window of Cytobacillus firmus DNA.
TTATCCCCCACTGATTGTTAGTTGAACCAATCGGGCCTTTACGGGCAGTTTGATCCCCGCTTAACCTCCTTTGATTCCTCTGAGTCTTGAAGTGGGGGTCTTACTGCCCGTTAGACTGCGATAAAATAATGAATTACAAGCAGGTGAAGAATCATGCACGATTTTAGAACACTTTTTGAAGAAATAGGCGGAACTGAACCAATTGAAAAACTTGTCGAGGCGTTCTATCCGCGTGTGTATGCAGATCCAGTTTTAAGTCCCCTTTTTGAAGGAGACATAGAGGATATTAAGCGAAAACAAAGAATGTTTCTTACACAATTTCTTGGAGGACCGCCTCTCTACAGCCAGGAGTTTGGCCCGCCGGCAATGAAACAAAGACATCTTCCATTTGAAATTACACCATTAAGAGCGCAAAGATGGCTTGCCTGTATGAAGGAGGCCTTTCAGGAGACAGGGCTTGAACAAAATCCTGCATCTGTCCTTTTCTATGATCGATTAATGCAGGTTGCAGCGATTATGGTAAACAGCCCAGAATGAAACTGGACCTTCCTTTGGAGAAGGTCCAGTGTTCATTAAAGTGATTCAAAATATTCTTTTGCATGCTCTGCAGACTGGAACATTTTTACTTCTGTAACTTCTTTCTCGTCATATGCCACTCCTAAAAATCCATCAGCAAGCTGAAGAATATCAGCTGATGAGGTTTTTTCATCTTCAACGACCACTGTTTCTTCCATTTCCAGCTGACCCTTTTCAGCCCATGACTGCACTTCGGCAGAGTACGTATCAATATTCATACCCTCATCAATCCGGTCATCCAGCTCGGCAATAGAGAGCGGCTTCTTTTCCCCTTCTGTGTTTGTGGCTTCATTGTATTCCTGGCTACTGTTTTCATTCTTTGCGGCTTCCTCTTTTTTCTCTTCACCCGCGCTGCAGGCTGACAGCATTACGCATGCGGTAAAAGAAAGAATCCATTTATGCATTCGGTCTCATCTCCTTCTTATTTTGTAAGCTAGTATTCTATTACCCCAATTATTAAGTGGCACTCATAAAAAATGAAGCATCCCCTATAAAAGAATGCTTCACCGCTATTTTTTTCTGAGTTCATCTCTATCAAGTGATTGAGGCGGCGTTTCCAGCCAGCCGTTGTCAATCATCATTTTTGCTCCGTCGTCTGCAAAACTGCCGACTTTGATCATCATTTTAGCATACTGGATAGCCAAATCTTTTCTAATGCTTGCACCGATCGCGATTCCAAAGTCCATTACGCCGACCGCAGTTATACTTGCGATCAGAAACATCATTAATTTATCCGAAAAGGGTGTGATCGTTGAATCTGTGATGGACCCATCCCATGTGCTTGGATAGGCTACATCGTCATTTTTTAAGACATTGAGAAAATATTCAACATGCTCCAGGCTCATGTCATAGCCTTTTTTGAAATAATTGCTTATCATTTTTTCTTTAGCTACCTGGCTGAATGCTAAAAGCATAGTTTTGGCAATATTGGATAACTCGATATTCGTTCCTAGATGGGCAATTTCGATTGCCAGAAGCTGCCGTTTTTTGCCTGCAATCCCGCCAAGGAAACGTTGGTCTGATACATACTTTACCTTTTTAGGATATTCAATATAGGGTGATCGAATGAAAATCCCCTTTTCCTGCATGGCCTCAGCTGCCATATCAAAAAGTTTTTCGGTTTGTTCATAGTATTTTTTAAACATGCTGCGAACGTCTTTTCTTGCAGAAACTGATTTAGCAAGTGAATAGGCATTCAATCCAGTTCTTCCCAGATGATGCATGAATCTTAGATAGGTCACGTCTGAAAATAATTTGGGAGCGTCAATGTGCAGATCTTGCTCATTAAATCCATCAGGTATGGGAAATTCTTCTGTATTAAAGAGTGAGGCAATTTCGTCTATGTGATCCTCCGCGATAGTAAGTGCGTAGTTCAATACCGGCAGGACATCCGGATCTTCATTTGTTTTTATATAGTGCTTTATGCAGCAGACTGCTGCTGTATCTGCTATATAGGTGTTCCAGAGCATGGCCATTTCGGACGATATTAATTTAGGAATACTGCTGCCGTTCATATTCTCACCAGCCATTTATAATTATATTTATATACTATAAACTTTATAATAGCCGATTTATAGCAAGTTCATTCAAAAATATGGAAATTCACTTCCAATATGTTTTCTGCAGGGTTATTAAGAAAAAGAACCAGCCGGATGGCCAGTTCTCTAAAATTAATTTAACTTCAGTTCTCCTGCTTTTTGGAACCCATCTATATGATAGGCATCAACTTTTTGAGGTGAAATGCTATAAATGTAATCACCTATATAGATAAGCCTCTCGATTGCATCTTCCCATTCTTCATAGATTGCTTCTTCTGTCTGATGGGTAATTTCACTTTGGAGCTCTATTCCGTTTTGGACAGTAATTTTGTATACTAACGCACCCTGGAAGTCGAAAGTGGATTCAAACTGGCTTCCCTCTTTATTCTGATAGATCGAAATGGGGAAACCATATAGATTTTTCTTTTTATCAACGAGAAGCGCTTTATGGTCGTAGTTTAAAGGCGAGTAGGTGCCGCGTCCTCCGATTATTTCTGTATCCTTTTCAACAGGATTACTTGTATCACTTACATCGAATAAAGATATTTTAACACCGTCCGTTGTAATAACAGGCTGGCTGCCAGCTCCTTTGCCTCCACTAATCTTTGTATCATGACCAAAGCCAATTAGATGATTTTCATCCAAAGGGTGCAGGTAATTGCTGAAGCCGGGTATTTTTAATTCACCGAGAACATAAGGTTTTTTCGGATTTGAGCCATCAATAACAAAGAGAGGATCGGTTTCCTTAAAAGTAACCATATAAATCCGGTCATTCATAAACCTTGCAGAGTAAATCCTCTCCCCTTTTGCCAGGTCTTCAAGCTGGCCAATCTGTTTTAAATTCTTATCCAAAATGTAAAGGCTATTGGAGGAAGGAGTTCGTTCATCCCACGCTTCCCCCTTGGTTGTCACGACTCTGAAGTTTCCATTATACTCATCCATTGAAAACTGATTTAAAACGGTGCCTTTTATTTCTGCAGATGTCTGGAATTCTACTTTTCCGTCTTTTATATTGAACTTAAAGATGCTCGTATCCGGATGCGGCATTGGTCTGTCCGCGATGATTTCATTATTGTATTGGGTGGCTGCCAGGTATAAATTGTTTTTGGACATGTAAAATTCATTTCCGCTGCCTAAGTAGCTTGTGACAGCTAATGGCTTCCTGCCGGCATTTAAATCCAATACAGCTATATTAATATAATTTGCATTTTGAGAACCGGGAAAATACTTTATTTCATTGTAATCAACAATTTGCTGCTCTTTACTCTCGGCAGTATCATAATAACGGGGACGCAGATCGGCATTTTCATTTTTTTCCAGTATCCAATATTCGGGATGATAACTTGTTATTAAATATACTTTTCCGTCCATTAACCTTGAAGAAAGCAGGCTGCCCTCAATGTCTGCCTCTCTAATTTTTTTTGGTTTTTGTTTATTTTCGATATTATAAACAATTGTTTTGGCGGATTGAAATGCAGGTGCAATCTTTTTTTCGGCAGACGCCTTCCCAATGTGTTCAGGTACATCTTTATAACTGTGGCCTAAGATGATTAATTGGCTGCCTTCTATAAATAGCTGATAGGGAGAAAAGTTTCCATTAAAAGTTAATTGAGATTCCAGTTCCATTTTATCTGCCGGAACTGCCTTGATAATCTGGACTTTATTTTCGGAGATTTTGTATATGTGGGTTCCATCTGTTTTTATCAGATCGGCTTCATCAATACCCGATACTTGCACATTTGTCCCCGAAAA
It encodes the following:
- a CDS encoding globin, which gives rise to MHDFRTLFEEIGGTEPIEKLVEAFYPRVYADPVLSPLFEGDIEDIKRKQRMFLTQFLGGPPLYSQEFGPPAMKQRHLPFEITPLRAQRWLACMKEAFQETGLEQNPASVLFYDRLMQVAAIMVNSPE
- a CDS encoding DUF3231 family protein gives rise to the protein MNGSSIPKLISSEMAMLWNTYIADTAAVCCIKHYIKTNEDPDVLPVLNYALTIAEDHIDEIASLFNTEEFPIPDGFNEQDLHIDAPKLFSDVTYLRFMHHLGRTGLNAYSLAKSVSARKDVRSMFKKYYEQTEKLFDMAAEAMQEKGIFIRSPYIEYPKKVKYVSDQRFLGGIAGKKRQLLAIEIAHLGTNIELSNIAKTMLLAFSQVAKEKMISNYFKKGYDMSLEHVEYFLNVLKNDDVAYPSTWDGSITDSTITPFSDKLMMFLIASITAVGVMDFGIAIGASIRKDLAIQYAKMMIKVGSFADDGAKMMIDNGWLETPPQSLDRDELRKK
- a CDS encoding beta-propeller domain-containing protein, producing MKNKWLFLGSITLVLIILASFSFFNKLKIVSTLAGTNEELIVLNNKVWEVTFSKELNPASVNSTSVYILNEEGEKEQVKLSLGNNNKSIEIQPPDEGFNLYSPHYTLVITDDVKTKRGQNLNQSVKTAFKVINTLPAIGSREKLNSYFSRMLKEERTFFSGRDIAVSEESSSAKSSEDSAGTDFSGTNVQVSGIDEADLIKTDGTHIYKISENKVQIIKAVPADKMELESQLTFNGNFSPYQLFIEGSQLIILGHSYKDVPEHIGKASAEKKIAPAFQSAKTIVYNIENKQKPKKIREADIEGSLLSSRLMDGKVYLITSYHPEYWILEKNENADLRPRYYDTAESKEQQIVDYNEIKYFPGSQNANYINIAVLDLNAGRKPLAVTSYLGSGNEFYMSKNNLYLAATQYNNEIIADRPMPHPDTSIFKFNIKDGKVEFQTSAEIKGTVLNQFSMDEYNGNFRVVTTKGEAWDERTPSSNSLYILDKNLKQIGQLEDLAKGERIYSARFMNDRIYMVTFKETDPLFVIDGSNPKKPYVLGELKIPGFSNYLHPLDENHLIGFGHDTKISGGKGAGSQPVITTDGVKISLFDVSDTSNPVEKDTEIIGGRGTYSPLNYDHKALLVDKKKNLYGFPISIYQNKEGSQFESTFDFQGALVYKITVQNGIELQSEITHQTEEAIYEEWEDAIERLIYIGDYIYSISPQKVDAYHIDGFQKAGELKLN